In Drosophila miranda strain MSH22 chromosome Y unlocalized genomic scaffold, D.miranda_PacBio2.1 Contig_Y3_pilon, whole genome shotgun sequence, a single window of DNA contains:
- the LOC117194345 gene encoding uncharacterized protein LOC117194345 encodes MAEAHDVIANSAYTCTEDGTEIYDLNGFHITQAADGLVKVTRVDNKCLIRTIPGNGSATLTTPGIHCTASLGKTSHLFVRRNEKRMHFYGSCFIVRNAGPSAGFNENSLLIVY; translated from the exons ATGGCTGAAGCCCATGACGTGATTGCCAATTCAGCTTACACCTGTACCGAGGATGGCACTGAGATCTATGACTTAAACGGATTTCACATCACCCAGGCAGCCGATGGCCTGGTGAAGGTCACTCGTGTGGACAACAAGTGCTTGATTCGCACCATTCCCGGCAATGGATCGGCCACTTTGACCACACCTGGCATCCATTGCACTGCCTCTCTGGGCAAGACCTCGCATCTGTTTGTTCG TCGCAATGAGAAGCGCATGCACTTCTATGGATCCTGTTTCATTGTACGCAACGCCGGACCCTCCGCCGGCTTCAATGAGAACAGCCTGCTGATTGTCTACTGA